In Pseudoalteromonas sp. NC201, a single window of DNA contains:
- the nfuA gene encoding Fe-S biogenesis protein NfuA, translating to MIHISDSAQSHFAKLLADQAEGTNIRVFVVNPGTSQAECGVSYCPADAVEQSDIRLPFNGFEAIVDEESAPFLEEADIDFVTDKMGSQLTLKAPNAKAKRLRDDASLAERVEHMLVTEVNPQLANHGGQVSLVEITADGIAVLQFGGGCNGCSMIDVTLKEGIEKEMIAKFEEINGVRDITEHARGEHSYY from the coding sequence ATGATCCATATTTCAGATTCTGCCCAAAGCCATTTCGCGAAACTATTAGCCGATCAGGCTGAAGGCACCAATATTAGGGTTTTCGTGGTTAATCCAGGCACCTCTCAAGCTGAGTGTGGCGTGTCATATTGCCCAGCAGATGCCGTTGAACAAAGCGATATCCGCTTACCGTTTAATGGTTTTGAAGCCATCGTTGATGAAGAAAGTGCACCATTTTTAGAAGAAGCCGATATCGATTTCGTTACCGATAAAATGGGGAGTCAGTTGACGCTTAAGGCACCGAATGCCAAAGCTAAACGATTACGTGACGATGCGAGCCTAGCTGAACGCGTAGAGCACATGCTTGTGACAGAAGTAAATCCACAATTGGCCAATCATGGTGGTCAAGTTAGCCTAGTAGAAATTACCGCAGATGGTATTGCAGTACTTCAATTCGGCGGTGGTTGTAACGGCTGCTCAATGATTGATGTCACATTGAAAGAGGGCATCGAAAAAGAGATGATCGCTAAGTTTGAAGAGATCAATGGCGTACGTGACATCACAGAGCACGCGCGTGGCGAACACTCTTACTATTAA
- a CDS encoding MATE family efflux transporter, translating into MILSNITVPLLGLVDTAVIGHMGDAHFLAGIALGSSAISVLFWLASFLRMSTTGVIAQSSGQQDHDKLTRSLYTSMLIALLFAMSLIVLSPLLIQVIAQLSNASSEVFEQAKLYFQIRVFSAPAAMLNLVLLGFMLGMHYGRGPFYLVLFTNIVNIALDILFVVGFEWGVAGAAWASLIADYSALGLSLFLSALVAKRHGITLKFTLPKRAQWISLLTLNRDIFIRSLILQLCFSFMTFYGARLGEITLAANAVLLNFLMLVSFAMDGIAYAAEAKVGRAKGQGSLGQLQLWVKVSLFWGAAFALLYSAIFYLAGGWIISLLTNIPEVITLAGTYLPWLVLLPLIAMSCFLFDGIFVGLTRAKEMRNSMLVSAVFGFFLPFLIALPLGNHALWLAMSCFMGLRGLTLAYKYHQLSREAALLE; encoded by the coding sequence ATGATACTATCAAATATTACGGTGCCACTGTTAGGATTAGTCGATACGGCAGTAATTGGTCATATGGGGGATGCGCATTTTTTGGCTGGGATTGCGCTTGGCTCTAGCGCTATCTCGGTACTATTTTGGCTTGCAAGTTTTCTGCGAATGAGTACAACAGGAGTGATCGCTCAATCAAGCGGCCAGCAAGACCATGACAAGCTAACACGTTCACTATATACCAGTATGCTCATTGCGCTGCTCTTCGCCATGAGTTTGATTGTGTTATCTCCTCTGCTGATCCAAGTTATTGCTCAGCTTTCAAATGCTTCTAGTGAAGTATTTGAGCAAGCAAAATTATATTTTCAAATCCGTGTATTTAGTGCGCCTGCAGCAATGTTAAACCTTGTGCTGCTGGGCTTTATGCTTGGGATGCATTACGGGCGAGGGCCATTCTATCTGGTGTTGTTCACAAACATAGTGAATATAGCTTTGGACATTTTATTTGTTGTCGGATTTGAGTGGGGAGTAGCAGGCGCAGCTTGGGCTTCACTGATTGCAGACTATTCGGCATTAGGCTTATCCTTGTTTTTGAGCGCATTGGTCGCAAAGCGTCACGGTATTACGTTGAAATTCACTCTACCAAAGCGCGCACAGTGGATCAGTTTACTCACCTTGAATCGTGATATTTTTATTCGTTCCTTGATCTTACAACTCTGCTTTAGTTTCATGACTTTCTATGGCGCAAGGCTTGGTGAGATCACACTAGCGGCCAACGCTGTCTTACTGAATTTTTTGATGTTAGTCAGCTTTGCGATGGACGGTATTGCTTATGCTGCGGAGGCTAAGGTCGGCAGAGCAAAAGGACAAGGCTCGTTGGGGCAATTGCAATTATGGGTAAAAGTAAGCCTGTTTTGGGGGGCCGCATTTGCGCTTTTATACAGCGCTATTTTTTATCTAGCTGGTGGCTGGATCATTAGCTTATTAACCAATATCCCCGAAGTGATAACGTTAGCAGGCACTTACTTACCTTGGTTGGTGCTATTACCTTTGATTGCCATGAGTTGCTTTTTATTTGACGGTATCTTTGTGGGGCTTACTCGTGCTAAAGAAATGCGAAACAGCATGTTAGTTTCTGCGGTATTCGGTTTCTTCTTGCCGTTTTTGATTGCATTGCCACTCGGTAATCATGCGCTCTGGCTTGCGATGAGTTGTTTTATGGGGTTGCGTGGATTGACTTTGGCATATAAATATCATCAGCTCTCTCGAGAAGCTGCTTTACTCGAATAA
- a CDS encoding polysaccharide deacetylase family protein: MLRFMAFKKLIQHIIFGLALFSANSWSAVILQYHHVSEKLPAVTSVSEETFKSHLNHIKEHGFSVIPLPHLLDSLKSGKSLPEKTLAITFDDGYENNITAAAPILESFGFPYTIFVNPQLIDEKKSYVMTWDELRALAKRGAIIANHSAKHDYLHLKLKNETVAQWRARVEHDITWSQQRIKEEIGHDYPYLAYPYGEFNHELQKLVAELGLIGIGQHSGAVGISSDFTRIARFPASGNYSNLETLKTKLETKAFSLQKLEYLDSVTNNKTPAITLHFNNKDFHQSQFACYVSGVGQAELTWLSETSVRIQTPKALSIGRSRYNCTAPSIKDTGRYYWFSQPWVIEK, encoded by the coding sequence ATGTTGCGCTTTATGGCATTTAAGAAATTGATACAACATATTATTTTTGGTTTGGCCCTATTTTCAGCAAATAGTTGGAGTGCGGTTATCTTACAGTATCATCACGTGAGTGAGAAACTCCCAGCGGTCACCAGCGTGAGTGAAGAAACCTTTAAATCTCATCTTAACCACATTAAAGAACATGGTTTTTCGGTGATACCTTTACCACATTTGTTAGATAGCCTGAAGTCGGGTAAGTCTTTACCAGAAAAAACGTTAGCTATCACCTTTGATGATGGCTATGAAAACAATATCACTGCGGCGGCCCCGATCCTGGAATCTTTTGGCTTTCCCTATACGATTTTCGTCAACCCTCAACTTATTGACGAAAAGAAAAGCTATGTCATGACGTGGGATGAACTGAGGGCATTAGCAAAACGCGGGGCTATTATCGCAAATCATAGTGCTAAGCACGATTACCTCCATCTCAAACTAAAAAATGAAACAGTGGCACAGTGGCGTGCGCGTGTTGAGCACGATATCACATGGTCACAACAGCGAATTAAAGAAGAAATTGGCCACGATTACCCCTACCTCGCATACCCGTACGGCGAATTTAATCATGAATTACAAAAGCTAGTAGCAGAGCTTGGACTTATTGGTATTGGGCAACACTCTGGTGCGGTTGGTATTTCTTCAGATTTTACACGTATCGCTCGCTTTCCCGCATCGGGAAACTACAGCAACTTAGAAACATTAAAAACTAAGCTCGAGACCAAAGCGTTCTCTCTACAAAAATTAGAGTACCTTGATAGCGTCACGAACAATAAAACCCCAGCAATCACGTTGCATTTTAACAATAAGGATTTTCATCAGAGTCAATTTGCATGCTACGTTTCAGGTGTTGGGCAAGCTGAGCTGACGTGGCTATCAGAAACCAGCGTACGTATCCAAACCCCGAAAGCACTATCCATAGGACGGTCACGATATAACTGTACTGCACCTTCAATCAAAGACACAGGACGATATTATTGGTTTTCACAACCTTGGGTTATTGAAAAATAA
- a CDS encoding protein-glutamate methylesterase/protein-glutamine glutaminase: MIKVLIVDDSPLIRGLLKEILGQADGIKVVGTAEDPYEARELIKSTSPDVLTLDIEMPKMNGINFLKNLMRLRPMPVVMISTLTQEGSPATIEALELGAVDFISKPTSNVADTLMSYSDLLVKKIRVAAGARVRAFKAPKQESELEIGRNYTFSRNTILAIGASTGGTEAIREVLMRLPTHAPPVVITQHIPPVFSTSFAQRMDRTCAVSVKEAEEGDVLLPGHVFIAPGDKHLKVAHTATGYVCRLDDTEPVNRHKPSVEVLFNSLVPMGKHVCAAMLTGMGSDGAKAMLALKAAGAKTFAQDELSCVVWGMPRAAYELGAVQSLVPLSKVTETMLSAVKK; this comes from the coding sequence ATGATCAAAGTTCTGATTGTTGACGACTCGCCGTTAATTCGTGGGTTGTTAAAAGAAATTTTAGGTCAGGCGGATGGTATTAAAGTTGTTGGCACCGCGGAAGACCCTTATGAAGCTAGAGAGCTCATTAAGTCTACTTCACCTGACGTATTAACTTTGGATATAGAAATGCCAAAAATGAATGGCATTAATTTTCTTAAAAACTTAATGCGTTTAAGGCCTATGCCTGTTGTGATGATCTCTACGTTGACCCAAGAGGGATCACCCGCCACGATAGAAGCACTAGAGTTAGGTGCAGTTGATTTTATTTCTAAGCCCACCAGCAATGTTGCTGATACCTTAATGTCCTATTCTGATTTACTGGTTAAGAAGATTAGAGTAGCGGCAGGTGCACGAGTGAGGGCTTTTAAAGCACCAAAACAGGAAAGCGAATTAGAAATTGGCCGTAATTATACATTTTCGCGTAATACTATTTTAGCCATAGGCGCCTCAACTGGAGGAACTGAAGCTATCAGAGAGGTGCTTATGCGATTACCAACACACGCGCCTCCTGTTGTTATCACCCAACATATCCCACCAGTTTTCAGTACCTCATTCGCACAAAGAATGGATCGCACCTGTGCGGTATCAGTCAAAGAAGCGGAAGAGGGAGATGTTTTATTACCAGGTCATGTATTCATTGCACCGGGAGACAAACATCTTAAGGTGGCACACACAGCAACCGGATATGTCTGCCGATTAGATGATACTGAGCCTGTTAATCGTCATAAACCTTCCGTTGAAGTGTTATTTAACTCCCTTGTGCCAATGGGTAAGCATGTTTGTGCTGCTATGCTCACGGGAATGGGCAGTGATGGAGCAAAAGCAATGCTAGCTTTGAAAGCTGCAGGTGCTAAAACATTTGCACAAGATGAACTTAGCTGTGTGGTATGGGGAATGCCTAGAGCTGCGTACGAGCTTGGTGCAGTGCAAAGCCTAGTACCTTTGAGTAAAGTGACTGAAACCATGCTGAGCGCGGTTAAAAAGTAA
- the cheD gene encoding chemoreceptor glutamine deamidase CheD → MREFRPVLRGFEHVKRFWDSGRAKVVAKVLPGEFYVSKQDELISTVLGSCIAACVYDEKLGIGGMNHFMLPGAKALREVHADDLNCRYGNWAMEYLINEVLKNGASRSNLKIKLFGGGKIISAMTDIGEGNIRFAQAYVEEESLNLISQDVGGPWPRKVIFHPQSGKAQVKKLRTMHNNTIEQREVRYLHDIEAQDNKTDIELF, encoded by the coding sequence ATGAGAGAGTTTAGACCTGTTCTCAGAGGCTTCGAGCATGTAAAACGCTTTTGGGATTCAGGGCGTGCCAAAGTCGTCGCAAAAGTACTTCCGGGGGAGTTTTATGTATCCAAGCAGGACGAACTGATTTCGACTGTATTAGGTTCCTGTATTGCCGCCTGCGTATATGACGAGAAGTTGGGGATTGGTGGCATGAATCACTTTATGTTACCCGGAGCAAAGGCACTAAGAGAAGTACATGCGGATGACCTAAATTGTCGCTACGGCAACTGGGCGATGGAGTATCTGATAAATGAAGTACTCAAAAATGGGGCGTCTAGAAGCAATTTAAAAATCAAACTTTTTGGCGGTGGAAAAATTATTAGCGCAATGACTGATATTGGAGAAGGGAATATCAGATTTGCTCAAGCCTATGTGGAAGAGGAAAGTTTGAATTTAATTTCACAGGATGTAGGTGGCCCTTGGCCAAGAAAAGTTATCTTTCATCCTCAAAGTGGCAAAGCACAAGTGAAAAAGTTACGAACCATGCACAATAACACAATTGAACAACGTGAAGTGCGTTACTTACATGACATTGAGGCTCAAGACAATAAAACGGATATTGAGCTATTTTAG
- a CDS encoding CheR family methyltransferase: MREFLLTDKDFSEISARVYDTCGIVLGPHKREMVYSRLARRIRANGLKSFEAYLSFLEENQDVEFSHFINAITTNLTSFFRENHHFEFLTKRIVPEIIARHKHDRRVRIWSAGCSTGEEPYSIAMTIANAFPSGWDVKVLATDLDSNVLGKASLGEYTANNVTGLDEDKLKKWFLRSADGAMYKVKPKLQSFIHFKRLNLLEPWPMKGPFDVIFCRNVLIYFDKETKDKLFEQYHDMLVPNGYLLIGHSETMGKEHLEFKNLGKTIYQKGQLNERV, encoded by the coding sequence ATGCGAGAGTTTCTGTTGACCGATAAGGATTTTTCCGAAATTTCGGCTCGGGTCTATGACACATGCGGCATAGTACTCGGGCCGCATAAAAGGGAAATGGTTTACTCAAGGTTGGCAAGGCGCATAAGAGCCAACGGGCTAAAATCATTTGAGGCGTATTTATCTTTTTTGGAAGAAAATCAAGATGTTGAGTTTAGCCATTTTATTAATGCAATAACAACTAACTTAACTTCTTTCTTTCGAGAAAATCATCACTTCGAGTTCTTAACGAAAAGAATAGTTCCTGAAATTATTGCCAGGCACAAACACGATAGAAGAGTTCGGATCTGGTCTGCTGGATGCTCTACAGGTGAAGAGCCTTATAGTATCGCGATGACCATTGCGAATGCTTTTCCAAGTGGTTGGGATGTCAAAGTGCTAGCAACAGATCTAGATTCCAACGTCTTGGGCAAAGCGAGTCTTGGAGAATATACGGCAAATAACGTCACGGGTTTAGATGAAGATAAGCTCAAAAAATGGTTTCTTAGAAGTGCTGATGGAGCAATGTATAAAGTGAAGCCTAAATTGCAATCCTTCATCCATTTTAAACGACTTAATCTTCTAGAACCATGGCCAATGAAAGGACCCTTTGACGTTATTTTCTGTCGTAATGTCTTAATTTATTTTGATAAAGAAACCAAAGACAAACTCTTTGAGCAATATCATGACATGTTAGTTCCCAATGGTTACTTACTTATCGGGCATTCCGAAACGATGGGGAAAGAGCACCTAGAATTTAAAAATCTAGGTAAAACCATTTATCAAAAAGGCCAGTTGAATGAGAGAGTTTAG
- a CDS encoding methyl-accepting chemotaxis protein encodes MSDQALASQLNSRVLIAGAIIFVGLAISVQMLNINMSTQAYVAMVIAAVSVVLAILLLKQSANILLSKLQDVEEIVPAIESKDASLLDASNASRQSSLYKAVANLLNGDAVDSQDHSHSLLLALKVCQANVMLADASLNIVYLNDSVTSMLRKNQAKLQQELPGFNVDSLIGANIDTFHKNPSHQRGILANLTRPYVTQIKVAGLTFDLIATPVFDDEGQRIATLVEWKDLTRELALEKKQADLASHNARISSALDVCQANVMLADEGLNIIYVNDSVVRMLRDNQTQLRKSLPNFDVDTLVGQCIDVFHANPSHQRNLLEKLSDVYSTDIKVAGFTFGLIATPVFDEEKKRIGTVVEWDDKTERLVREEEEKTAAAENLRVRRALDNVSTNTMIANEQFEIVYLNRAVKDMMRNAESDLRRDLPNFDSNHLMGANIDVFHRNPSHQRSMLSRLETEYKTEIVVGGRTFGLVANPIFDGNNERVGTVVEWEDRTKEVTIEKEVNGLVQSANAGNLSVRLSEDGKDGFYLRLTKGLNSLVSTVDETVTDMGDMLDALATGNLTRRIEGDYRGAYEKLKKDANTTAEKLTEMLGRIRTSANLVASGADEISQGNADLSQRTEEQASSLEETASSMEEMTSTVRQNADNAKVANELAEDTCDKATKGGEVVTRAVESMSEINDSSKKIADIIGVIDEIAFQTNLLALNAAVEAARAGEQGRGFAVVAGEVRNLAQRSAAAAKEIKDLIRDSVSKVEDGTLLVNESGETLKEIVESVKRVTNMISDIAEASIEQSSGIEQVNKAVSQMDEMTQQNAALVEEASAAGESMAEQANDMRRLLNFFTLDESSHRSLEISESPKNYKAPEKQLPKRTMNSNKPPQQNTRSNQFADDSEEWEEF; translated from the coding sequence ATGAGCGATCAAGCATTAGCAAGTCAACTCAACAGTAGGGTTCTGATTGCGGGTGCCATAATATTTGTGGGCTTGGCAATTAGTGTTCAAATGTTGAATATTAATATGTCTACACAAGCCTATGTGGCGATGGTTATAGCAGCTGTCAGTGTGGTGCTGGCAATTTTACTACTTAAGCAGAGCGCAAATATTCTGCTTTCTAAGTTACAAGATGTTGAGGAAATTGTTCCCGCGATAGAGAGTAAAGATGCTAGCTTACTCGATGCAAGTAATGCGTCACGTCAATCATCCTTATACAAAGCGGTTGCTAATTTATTAAATGGTGACGCAGTAGATAGTCAAGATCATAGCCATAGTTTGTTGCTAGCTTTAAAGGTCTGTCAGGCCAATGTTATGCTTGCAGATGCTTCTCTCAATATTGTGTATTTGAACGATTCCGTAACCAGTATGCTGCGTAAAAATCAGGCTAAGTTACAGCAAGAATTGCCTGGCTTTAATGTGGATAGTTTGATTGGTGCAAACATTGATACATTTCATAAAAACCCCAGCCATCAGAGAGGCATCCTAGCTAATTTGACCCGTCCATATGTCACACAAATCAAAGTGGCAGGTTTGACCTTTGATCTTATTGCCACGCCTGTTTTCGATGATGAAGGGCAAAGGATCGCGACTTTAGTTGAGTGGAAAGACCTTACAAGAGAATTAGCGCTAGAGAAAAAGCAGGCGGACTTGGCGAGTCACAATGCTCGTATATCGAGCGCGCTGGACGTTTGTCAGGCAAACGTAATGCTAGCGGACGAAGGATTGAATATTATTTATGTTAATGATTCGGTTGTGCGAATGTTGAGAGACAATCAAACGCAGCTTAGAAAATCATTACCGAACTTTGATGTGGATACGCTTGTAGGGCAATGTATTGATGTGTTTCATGCGAACCCTAGCCATCAAAGAAATCTGCTTGAGAAACTGAGTGATGTATACAGTACAGATATCAAAGTTGCTGGCTTCACCTTTGGTTTAATTGCGACCCCGGTGTTTGATGAAGAGAAAAAGCGGATTGGTACCGTTGTAGAGTGGGACGACAAAACAGAGCGTTTAGTTCGTGAAGAAGAAGAGAAAACTGCCGCAGCTGAAAACTTACGCGTCCGAAGAGCATTAGACAACGTTTCAACGAATACGATGATAGCAAATGAGCAGTTTGAGATCGTTTACTTGAATCGCGCAGTGAAAGATATGATGAGAAATGCTGAGAGCGATCTAAGGCGTGACCTGCCTAATTTTGACAGTAACCATCTTATGGGGGCGAATATTGATGTATTCCACCGCAACCCAAGTCATCAACGCAGTATGCTTTCTCGGCTCGAAACTGAGTATAAAACGGAAATCGTTGTCGGCGGAAGAACCTTTGGTCTAGTCGCCAACCCGATATTTGATGGCAATAATGAACGCGTGGGCACCGTTGTCGAATGGGAAGATAGAACCAAAGAAGTTACGATTGAGAAAGAGGTGAATGGCCTCGTTCAGTCGGCTAACGCTGGTAACCTTAGTGTTCGTTTATCAGAAGATGGGAAAGATGGCTTCTATTTAAGACTAACCAAAGGGTTAAATAGTTTAGTGTCTACTGTCGATGAGACTGTTACAGATATGGGGGATATGTTAGACGCATTGGCGACTGGTAATTTGACTAGGCGTATTGAAGGCGATTATCGCGGGGCTTATGAAAAGCTTAAAAAAGACGCAAACACCACTGCTGAAAAGTTAACCGAAATGCTTGGTCGCATACGTACATCTGCAAATCTAGTTGCCAGTGGTGCAGATGAAATATCTCAAGGAAACGCAGATTTGAGTCAGCGGACCGAGGAGCAAGCTTCCTCGCTAGAAGAAACTGCTTCTAGCATGGAAGAAATGACGAGCACAGTTAGACAAAATGCAGATAACGCGAAAGTAGCTAATGAGTTGGCTGAAGATACTTGTGACAAGGCGACCAAAGGCGGTGAAGTAGTCACACGCGCAGTTGAAAGCATGTCTGAAATTAATGATTCAAGTAAGAAAATTGCTGACATTATAGGTGTTATTGATGAAATTGCTTTCCAGACAAACCTATTGGCATTAAATGCAGCCGTTGAAGCTGCTCGGGCTGGAGAGCAAGGTAGAGGATTTGCTGTGGTTGCCGGTGAAGTTCGTAATCTAGCTCAGCGCTCTGCCGCAGCAGCTAAAGAAATTAAGGACCTGATCAGAGACAGTGTAAGTAAGGTTGAAGATGGTACGTTACTGGTTAATGAGTCAGGTGAAACACTAAAAGAAATAGTTGAGTCTGTTAAGCGGGTGACAAACATGATTTCTGACATTGCTGAAGCGTCGATTGAGCAGAGTTCAGGTATTGAGCAGGTTAATAAAGCAGTGTCACAAATGGATGAAATGACGCAGCAAAATGCTGCCTTAGTTGAAGAAGCGTCAGCCGCAGGGGAGTCGATGGCTGAGCAAGCAAATGATATGAGAAGATTATTAAACTTCTTCACTCTTGATGAATCTTCACACCGTAGCTTAGAAATATCTGAGTCACCGAAGAACTATAAAGCGCCAGAAAAGCAATTACCAAAACGGACAATGAACTCCAATAAGCCACCGCAGCAAAACACGAGAAGTAATCAGTTTGCTGATGACTCGGAAGAGTGGGAAGAGTTTTAG
- a CDS encoding chemotaxis protein CheW gives MITEKASINEQVMLADRDDDTQFLTFMMAGEEYGMDILAVQEIRGWEEVTAIPNAPKYVNGAINLRGTIVPIIDLRIRFGLPQIEYGALTVVIVVSVVIKEATKIMGLVVDAVSDVYSINEETAKDVPDFQDSENSQFVQGLVNVGEKMVVLLNLKKILDLEVKQNEQLVVGG, from the coding sequence ATGATCACTGAAAAAGCCTCGATTAATGAACAAGTCATGCTTGCAGACAGAGATGACGATACACAATTTCTCACCTTTATGATGGCGGGCGAAGAGTATGGCATGGATATTCTGGCCGTACAGGAAATCAGAGGGTGGGAAGAAGTCACTGCAATTCCAAATGCTCCTAAGTATGTGAACGGTGCGATTAATTTACGTGGCACGATAGTACCAATCATAGATTTAAGGATTCGATTCGGCTTACCGCAAATCGAATATGGAGCTCTAACTGTGGTTATCGTTGTCTCCGTTGTAATAAAAGAGGCAACAAAAATTATGGGGTTAGTTGTTGATGCTGTTTCTGACGTATACAGCATCAACGAAGAAACAGCGAAGGATGTTCCAGATTTTCAAGACTCGGAAAATAGTCAATTTGTACAAGGACTTGTAAATGTTGGTGAAAAAATGGTCGTACTTTTAAATTTGAAGAAGATATTAGATCTTGAAGTCAAGCAGAATGAGCAATTGGTTGTCGGGGGATAA
- a CDS encoding chemotaxis protein CheA — protein MSIDLSQFFDVFFEESFEGLDIMEAELLNLQPGHEDSETINTIFRAAHSIKGGSGTFGFTSVANFTHVLETLLDQIRDGRRQLTAEHVNLLLQSVDCLRALLTALQAEEEPDLSNANELKVKFEEILGGKESVSSDTADSIPQGQESQTYQIDFKPLPHLFKTGNEPLYMLSELSELGDLETHAFCDAIPEIDDFNPEDCYLSWRLYLTTSHPESAIKEVFEWVEDDAEISITLCGGLFEDDVSVSTTPEPESEKKEASSNDTQNIDVPKTSSATATKAKPEASKKSAESTSIRVGIDKVDSLINMVGELVITQAMLTQLGEQEPTENTLAAMQEGLAQLAHNTRDLQENVMRIRMLPISFVFSRFPRLVRDTSQKLNKQVELKLLGEQTELDKTVMEKISDPMVHLVRNSLDHGLETPEDRIKAGKDPVGTVTLNAFHQGGNIVIEIMDDGRGLNTEKIKSKAIANGLIQATDELTIEEVNELIFRPGFSTADEVSDISGRGVGMDVVRRNIQALNGSVEVTSAKGVGSTFTIRLPLTLAILDGQLVKVAKHTYIIPLISIVESLQIDIKKVSKVGNGLEVLRLRDEYIPILRLYQLFNHGGAIEELDKTLLVVVESDNHKVGLLVDDLLAQQQVVIKSLEANYQKVNGISGATILGDGRVSLIVDISGLIKLSGLKRPGTQELLVEQELDEVVS, from the coding sequence ATGAGTATTGATTTAAGCCAATTTTTTGATGTCTTTTTTGAAGAAAGCTTTGAAGGCCTAGACATAATGGAAGCTGAGCTGCTGAATTTACAGCCAGGCCATGAAGACTCAGAAACGATCAATACTATATTTCGCGCAGCACACAGCATCAAAGGTGGCAGTGGAACATTTGGTTTTACTTCTGTCGCTAACTTCACGCATGTGTTGGAAACCTTACTCGATCAAATCAGGGATGGGCGTCGACAGTTGACCGCTGAACATGTCAATTTGCTGCTCCAATCCGTTGATTGTTTAAGGGCCTTACTAACCGCATTACAAGCCGAAGAAGAGCCAGATCTTTCCAATGCGAATGAGTTGAAAGTTAAATTTGAAGAGATTTTAGGTGGTAAAGAGAGTGTTAGCTCAGATACTGCCGATAGCATACCTCAAGGGCAAGAATCTCAAACCTATCAAATAGACTTTAAACCGCTCCCCCACTTGTTTAAAACCGGTAACGAACCGCTCTATATGTTAAGTGAGCTATCAGAATTGGGGGATTTAGAAACTCATGCGTTTTGTGATGCAATACCTGAAATTGATGACTTCAATCCAGAGGATTGCTACCTCAGTTGGCGGTTATACTTAACAACCAGTCATCCAGAGTCGGCGATTAAAGAAGTATTTGAGTGGGTTGAGGATGATGCTGAAATTTCTATTACCTTATGTGGTGGTTTATTTGAAGATGATGTGAGTGTCTCCACAACGCCAGAACCAGAGAGTGAGAAGAAAGAAGCGTCGAGCAACGACACTCAAAATATTGATGTACCAAAAACATCCTCAGCGACAGCGACAAAGGCTAAGCCTGAGGCTAGCAAGAAATCAGCAGAATCGACTTCGATCCGTGTTGGGATTGATAAAGTTGATTCGCTTATCAATATGGTAGGGGAGTTGGTTATTACCCAAGCTATGTTGACTCAATTAGGCGAGCAAGAACCGACCGAAAATACGCTTGCTGCGATGCAAGAAGGCCTCGCTCAATTAGCCCATAATACGCGAGATTTACAAGAAAATGTAATGCGGATCAGGATGTTACCTATTAGTTTTGTCTTCAGCCGATTTCCTCGTTTAGTAAGAGACACATCACAGAAGTTGAACAAACAGGTTGAGCTAAAACTGCTAGGAGAGCAAACAGAATTAGATAAAACCGTGATGGAAAAAATTTCCGATCCTATGGTTCATTTAGTAAGAAACTCTTTGGATCACGGCTTAGAAACACCGGAAGACAGAATAAAAGCCGGAAAAGATCCTGTGGGTACGGTGACACTGAATGCTTTCCACCAAGGTGGAAATATTGTGATTGAAATCATGGATGATGGCAGAGGCTTGAATACCGAAAAAATAAAAAGTAAAGCAATTGCCAATGGCCTAATTCAAGCAACTGATGAGCTGACTATTGAAGAGGTTAATGAACTTATTTTTAGGCCTGGGTTTTCAACAGCCGATGAAGTGAGTGATATCTCTGGTCGCGGCGTGGGTATGGACGTTGTTCGAAGAAATATTCAAGCATTAAACGGCAGCGTTGAAGTAACTTCAGCAAAAGGGGTTGGCTCAACGTTTACAATTAGATTGCCATTAACGCTGGCCATTCTTGATGGTCAACTGGTTAAAGTTGCAAAGCATACCTACATCATTCCACTTATTTCTATTGTTGAGTCTTTACAAATAGATATTAAAAAAGTGAGCAAAGTAGGTAATGGCTTAGAGGTGCTACGGTTACGAGATGAATACATACCAATACTAAGGCTATATCAATTATTTAATCATGGTGGTGCAATAGAAGAGTTGGATAAAACACTGTTAGTGGTTGTTGAGAGTGATAATCACAAAGTGGGGTTGTTGGTTGATGATTTGCTGGCGCAACAACAGGTCGTTATTAAAAGTCTCGAAGCGAATTATCAGAAAGTAAATGGGATCTCAGGGGCGACAATTTTAGGTGATGGCAGAGTCTCTTTAATTGTTGATATTAGTGGTCTTATCAAGCTAAGTGGCTTAAAGCGTCCAGGAACTCAAGAATTATTAGTAGAACAAGAGTTAGATGAGGTGGTGTCATGA